In a single window of the Rhizobiaceae bacterium genome:
- a CDS encoding murein transglycosylase A, translating into MLSGFRPISFRDIPGWIEDDQSGAFDAFRRCAGHAAHKPYRTGSLGVSFESFLPSFEDARGRTPLDRVAARQFFERHFRPAIVLNESGSTDGFVTGFYEPEVEASPVRTERFNVPLLRRPSDLVDVDDHSRPAALDPYLAFARKTGSGLVEYHDREAIDRGAVSGQGLEMAWVADPVDAYFIHVQGAARLLMPDGSVRRVTYAAKSGQRFTGAGKVLAELGEIPLEKITMQSIRAWFRSNPGRVHEILWRNRSYIFFRDAPVDDPALGPVAAAKVPLTPGRSIAVDRLLHTFGTPVFVDSPTLSAFGGRSFARLLIAQDTGSAIVGAARGDLFAGSGAAAGEIAGVVRNAATFYALIPRSLAGGDG; encoded by the coding sequence ATGCTGTCAGGCTTTCGTCCCATCTCGTTTCGCGACATTCCGGGCTGGATTGAGGACGACCAGTCCGGGGCATTCGATGCGTTTCGCAGGTGCGCCGGACATGCGGCGCACAAGCCCTACCGAACCGGATCGCTGGGCGTGAGCTTCGAATCATTCCTACCCTCCTTTGAGGACGCGCGGGGCCGTACCCCGCTCGACCGGGTGGCGGCACGGCAGTTCTTCGAGCGGCATTTCCGGCCCGCGATTGTCCTCAATGAGTCCGGTTCGACGGACGGATTTGTCACCGGATTCTATGAGCCGGAGGTGGAAGCCTCGCCGGTCAGGACGGAGCGGTTCAACGTCCCCCTCCTGCGCAGGCCTTCCGATCTGGTCGATGTTGACGATCACAGCCGGCCCGCCGCGCTCGATCCCTATCTTGCTTTCGCGCGAAAAACCGGCTCCGGTCTGGTCGAGTATCATGATCGTGAAGCCATCGACCGGGGCGCGGTTTCCGGGCAGGGGCTGGAAATGGCTTGGGTGGCCGATCCCGTCGACGCCTATTTCATCCATGTCCAGGGCGCGGCCCGCCTCCTGATGCCGGATGGTTCGGTGCGTCGCGTGACCTATGCCGCCAAATCCGGCCAGCGCTTTACCGGGGCGGGCAAGGTGCTGGCGGAACTGGGCGAGATTCCGCTTGAAAAAATCACCATGCAGTCGATCCGCGCATGGTTCAGGTCGAACCCCGGCAGGGTGCATGAAATCCTGTGGCGGAACCGCTCTTACATCTTTTTTCGCGATGCGCCGGTCGATGACCCCGCGCTTGGGCCGGTTGCGGCGGCAAAGGTGCCGCTGACGCCCGGCCGTTCGATTGCCGTGGATCGCCTGCTCCACACATTCGGCACGCCGGTCTTTGTCGATTCGCCGACGCTTTCGGCCTTCGGCGGCAGGTCGTTCGCCCGCCTCCTGATCGCGCAGGACACGGGTTCGGCCATCGTCGGCGCCGCGCGTGGCGATCTCTTTGCCGGTTCCGGTGCTGCGGCGGGCGAGATTGCCGGTGTGGTGCGCAACGCCGCCACCTTCTATGCCCTTATCCCGCGTTCATTGGCCGGAGGCGACGGATGA
- the dnaQ gene encoding DNA polymerase III subunit epsilon — MREIIFDTETTGLDFRLDRVIEIGAIELVNRFPTGRMFHEYIHPDGRDIHPEALAVHGISLESLTGKPIFGGIADRFMEFIDGAKLVAHNATFDMNFINAELERLGFPAVEPARVVDTLVLARRKHPMGPNSLDALCRRYGIDNSRRTRHGALLDSELLAEVYVELIGGKQAAMLLETPLGGISSSSNGARSEIVLRARPIPLPPRLSPEEKEAHDRMVTGLGDNSIWSKLGQ, encoded by the coding sequence ATGCGCGAAATCATCTTCGACACTGAAACAACGGGACTCGATTTCCGGCTCGACCGGGTGATCGAGATCGGGGCCATCGAACTGGTCAACCGTTTCCCGACGGGCCGCATGTTCCACGAATATATTCATCCCGATGGCCGCGACATCCACCCGGAAGCACTCGCCGTGCACGGCATCTCGCTTGAGTCGCTTACCGGAAAGCCGATCTTCGGCGGCATCGCGGACCGGTTCATGGAGTTCATCGACGGCGCGAAGCTCGTCGCGCACAACGCCACCTTCGACATGAATTTCATCAATGCCGAGCTTGAACGTCTCGGCTTCCCGGCGGTCGAGCCCGCCCGCGTCGTGGATACGCTTGTGCTCGCCCGGCGCAAGCATCCGATGGGTCCCAATTCGCTCGATGCGCTCTGCCGGCGTTACGGCATCGACAACAGCCGCCGCACAAGGCATGGCGCGCTGCTGGACTCCGAACTGCTTGCCGAGGTCTATGTCGAACTGATCGGCGGCAAGCAGGCCGCCATGCTGCTCGAAACGCCGCTCGGCGGAATCTCCTCTTCATCCAACGGCGCGCGCTCGGAAATCGTTCTGCGCGCCCGGCCAATACCGCTGCCGCCGCGCCTCAGTCCGGAAGAGAAAGAGGCCCATGACCGGATGGTCACGGGCCTCGGAGACAATTCGATCTGGTCGAAACTCGGCCAGTAG
- a CDS encoding helix-turn-helix domain-containing protein gives MTPFGVRIRQLREQKGVSQKEMAAAIGVSPAYLSALEHGRRGTPSWPLLQKMLGYFNVIWDEAEELSRLAHESDPRVTVDTSGLSPKATELANLLAERISSLDDAQLDAILAQIRNYAGAFR, from the coding sequence ATGACTCCGTTCGGTGTGCGAATCAGGCAATTGCGGGAGCAGAAGGGTGTCTCGCAAAAGGAGATGGCGGCGGCCATCGGCGTCTCGCCTGCCTATCTCTCCGCGCTCGAGCATGGCCGGCGCGGCACGCCGAGCTGGCCCCTGCTCCAGAAGATGCTCGGCTACTTCAACGTGATCTGGGACGAGGCGGAGGAGCTGAGTCGTCTTGCACACGAATCCGACCCGCGCGTGACTGTGGACACGTCGGGTCTGTCGCCCAAGGCGACCGAGCTTGCCAACCTGCTGGCAGAGCGCATCTCATCGCTGGATGACGCGCAACTTGACGCAATTCTCGCGCAAATTCGAAATTATGCGGGCGCGTTTCGGTGA
- a CDS encoding Smr/MutS family protein, which yields MSGQKGRELTEDDRILWDMVARSVTPSVPPKRHAAAKPKHQHVPGEQPEPKEPGGGKTVALPAYRPAAPVRPPARSHLDSQTLDKLAKGRLPLEARVDLHGMRQDEAHGLLLSFLARAHARGVRYVLIITGKGSSSGGDGVLRRSVPGWLSTAPFRQYVSAHESAARGHGGSGALYVRLKRVRNP from the coding sequence ATGAGCGGCCAGAAGGGGAGGGAGCTGACCGAGGACGACCGCATCCTGTGGGACATGGTGGCCCGGTCCGTTACGCCGTCCGTCCCGCCTAAGCGCCATGCGGCGGCGAAGCCGAAACATCAACATGTCCCGGGCGAGCAACCCGAACCGAAGGAGCCCGGCGGCGGCAAGACGGTCGCTCTGCCGGCGTACCGGCCCGCCGCGCCCGTGCGTCCGCCTGCCCGGTCGCATCTCGATTCGCAAACCCTCGACAAGCTTGCGAAAGGACGCCTGCCCCTGGAAGCGCGTGTCGACCTGCACGGAATGCGGCAGGACGAGGCCCATGGTCTGCTCCTGTCCTTTCTCGCACGCGCCCATGCGCGCGGCGTCCGGTATGTACTCATCATCACCGGCAAGGGATCTTCTTCCGGCGGCGACGGCGTTCTGCGCCGTTCGGTTCCCGGCTGGCTTTCGACCGCGCCTTTCAGGCAATATGTTTCCGCGCATGAAAGTGCGGCCCGTGGCCATGGCGGATCGGGTGCGCTCTATGTGAGGCTGAAGCGGGTGCGCAATCCATGA
- the hslU gene encoding ATP-dependent protease ATPase subunit HslU has protein sequence MSNFSPREIVSELDRFIIGQKDAKRAVAIALRNRWRRQQLEGQMREEVMPKNILMIGPTGVGKTEISRRLAKLAGAPFIKVEATKFTEVGYVGRDVEQIVRDLVEVSIGLVREKMREDVKARAHVNAEERVLDALVGKTASPATRDSFRKRLRDGELDDKEIEVEISDTGTGGMPGFEIPGMPGGVGMINLSDMMQKAMGGKRTKSVKTTVKQSYEVLIADESDKLLDQDEVVRQALISAENDGIVFLDEIDKIAARSDISGGPSREGVQRDLLPLVEGTTVATKYGPVKTDHILFIASGAFHVSKPSDLLPELQGRLPIRVELRALEKDDFRRILTETEASLIKQYIALMATEGVTLEFTEDAIDSLAGIAVDLNASVENIGARRLQTVMERVLDQISFEAPDQSGKSVTIDADYVGKQVGDLAKNTDLSRFIL, from the coding sequence ATGAGCAATTTTTCCCCCCGCGAGATCGTTTCCGAACTCGACCGCTTCATTATCGGACAGAAGGACGCAAAGCGCGCGGTCGCGATCGCGCTGCGCAACCGCTGGCGCCGCCAGCAGCTTGAAGGCCAGATGCGCGAAGAGGTCATGCCGAAGAACATCCTGATGATCGGCCCGACCGGGGTCGGCAAGACGGAAATTTCGCGCCGTCTCGCCAAGCTGGCGGGCGCTCCCTTCATCAAGGTCGAGGCGACCAAATTCACCGAAGTCGGCTATGTCGGGCGCGACGTCGAGCAGATCGTGCGCGATCTGGTCGAAGTCTCCATCGGCCTTGTCCGCGAGAAAATGCGCGAGGACGTCAAGGCCCGCGCCCACGTCAATGCCGAGGAACGCGTGCTGGACGCCCTTGTCGGCAAGACCGCAAGCCCTGCAACGCGCGACTCGTTCCGCAAGCGGCTGCGGGACGGCGAATTGGATGACAAGGAAATCGAGGTGGAAATAAGCGACACCGGCACCGGCGGCATGCCCGGCTTCGAAATCCCCGGCATGCCGGGCGGCGTCGGCATGATCAACCTCTCCGACATGATGCAGAAGGCAATGGGCGGCAAGCGGACCAAGTCCGTCAAGACCACCGTCAAACAGTCCTACGAGGTGCTCATCGCCGACGAATCCGACAAGCTCCTCGACCAGGACGAAGTCGTGCGGCAGGCGCTCATATCCGCCGAGAACGACGGCATCGTCTTTCTCGACGAAATCGACAAGATCGCGGCGCGCAGCGACATTTCCGGCGGGCCCTCGCGCGAGGGCGTGCAGCGCGACCTGCTGCCGCTGGTCGAGGGCACGACGGTTGCGACGAAGTACGGGCCGGTCAAGACGGACCATATATTGTTCATCGCCTCGGGTGCGTTCCACGTTTCCAAACCGTCGGACCTCCTCCCCGAACTGCAGGGCCGATTGCCGATACGCGTCGAGCTTCGGGCGCTCGAAAAGGACGATTTCCGTCGCATCCTGACCGAGACGGAGGCGAGCCTCATCAAGCAATACATAGCCTTGATGGCGACCGAAGGCGTGACGCTGGAATTCACCGAGGATGCGATCGACTCGCTGGCCGGCATCGCCGTGGACCTGAACGCATCGGTCGAGAACATCGGCGCACGGCGGCTGCAAACGGTCATGGAACGCGTGCTGGACCAGATTTCATTCGAAGCGCCTGACCAGTCCGGCAAGTCGGTGACCATCGACGCGGACTATGTCGGCAAGCAGGTCGGCGACCTTGCCAAGAACACGGACCTGTCCCGATTCATTCTTTGA
- a CDS encoding Tim44/TimA family putative adaptor protein — translation MEFLDFGTIIFMVAAVVIFYQLRNVLGRRTGNERPPFDPYSRPAPNGASDPAKAENVVSLPRKRAPGEPEIAYLAIDSVAKPGTDLNKGLRAIRDADPSFDPKAFLDGAKMAYEMIVTAFAAGDRKTLKNLLSKEVYDGFIAAINERETKSEQIQSSFVGIDKADYMSAEMKGTEAHVTLRLVSELISATRDKSGAVINGDPETVAEVKDVWTFARDTRSKDPNWKLVATEEEE, via the coding sequence GTGGAATTCCTGGACTTCGGCACGATTATCTTCATGGTCGCGGCGGTGGTGATCTTCTACCAGCTGCGCAACGTGCTCGGGCGGCGGACGGGAAATGAGCGCCCGCCCTTCGATCCCTATTCGCGCCCGGCCCCGAACGGCGCATCCGATCCGGCCAAGGCCGAAAATGTCGTTTCCCTGCCGCGCAAGCGCGCGCCCGGCGAACCCGAGATCGCCTATCTGGCCATCGATTCGGTCGCCAAGCCGGGCACGGACCTCAACAAGGGGCTGCGCGCCATCCGCGACGCCGACCCATCGTTCGATCCCAAGGCGTTCCTCGACGGTGCGAAGATGGCCTATGAGATGATCGTGACGGCCTTTGCTGCGGGCGATCGGAAAACGCTGAAGAACCTTCTGTCCAAGGAGGTTTATGATGGGTTCATCGCTGCGATCAACGAGCGCGAGACCAAGTCCGAGCAGATTCAGTCCTCCTTTGTCGGCATCGACAAAGCCGACTACATGTCGGCGGAAATGAAGGGCACAGAGGCCCACGTCACGCTGAGGCTTGTAAGTGAACTTATTTCCGCCACGCGCGACAAATCGGGCGCTGTCATCAACGGTGATCCCGAGACCGTGGCCGAGGTAAAGGATGTCTGGACATTCGCGCGCGATACACGCTCCAAGGACCCGAACTGGAAGCTCGTCGCGACCGAAGAGGAAGAATAA
- the coaE gene encoding dephospho-CoA kinase (Dephospho-CoA kinase (CoaE) performs the final step in coenzyme A biosynthesis.), giving the protein MIVLGLTGSIGMGKSTTAKMFAEAGVPVHDSDEAVHRLYRGEAAPLVEQAFPGTTHDGEVDRALLAQRVLGDAAALKKLEAIVHPLVRGDADAFLDCHRKAGAPLVVLDIPLLFETGGRERVDRIVVVTASPDIQRKRVLERPGMTEAKFESILQKQMPDAEKRRQADYIVDTGEGMEAARAAVAAIISDLLNGD; this is encoded by the coding sequence ATGATCGTGCTCGGCCTCACCGGCTCCATCGGAATGGGAAAATCGACCACAGCCAAAATGTTCGCCGAAGCGGGCGTGCCGGTCCATGATTCCGACGAGGCCGTCCACAGGCTCTACCGGGGCGAGGCGGCCCCGCTCGTCGAGCAGGCTTTTCCGGGCACCACGCATGACGGCGAGGTGGACCGTGCGCTGCTGGCGCAAAGGGTGCTCGGCGATGCCGCGGCGTTGAAGAAGCTGGAAGCCATCGTTCATCCACTGGTGCGCGGCGATGCCGATGCCTTCCTCGACTGTCATCGCAAGGCGGGTGCGCCGCTCGTCGTGCTCGACATTCCGCTTCTGTTCGAGACGGGCGGGCGCGAGCGCGTCGACAGGATCGTCGTGGTCACGGCGTCACCGGACATCCAGCGCAAGCGCGTGCTCGAACGCCCGGGCATGACGGAAGCCAAATTCGAGTCGATCCTGCAAAAGCAGATGCCGGATGCCGAAAAGAGACGGCAGGCGGACTATATCGTCGACACGGGGGAGGGCATGGAAGCCGCGCGCGCCGCCGTTGCCGCGATCATTTCCGACTTGCTGAACGGCGATTGA
- a CDS encoding DUF1402 family protein, which produces MRKFVLAGVLAALTLAQAVVAAHALTVVPPGNRNAEQPPVPGASIKRTKASKGSFESKYRKVYNLLENDSRLRSKIKQAAAAYGIDPMHIVGAIVGEHTYNVDAYDRLQTYYVKAIAYLSNSLKFEYKGEDVASFVQRPQFSVCASKSDSYTLWTCREDVWNRSFRGQTVDGRSYPNNRFSAVFFQPFYAGQTFGLGQLNPLTALQMSDTVNRTSGFEKLDASEPNDVYETIMDPDKSIPYVAATLRKSIDAYKNIAGFDISRNPGITATLYNLGNPEARAAALRNENAKRQAAGEAEKLPQENYYGWLVNEKLAELSALF; this is translated from the coding sequence ATGAGAAAATTCGTTCTGGCAGGCGTTCTTGCAGCGCTCACCCTTGCCCAGGCTGTGGTGGCGGCGCACGCCCTCACCGTCGTGCCGCCGGGCAACCGCAACGCCGAGCAGCCTCCTGTGCCGGGTGCCTCGATCAAGCGCACCAAGGCTTCCAAAGGCAGCTTCGAGAGCAAATATCGCAAGGTTTACAATCTCCTGGAGAATGACTCGCGGCTGCGCTCAAAGATCAAGCAGGCAGCCGCGGCCTACGGTATCGACCCGATGCACATCGTCGGCGCGATCGTTGGCGAACACACCTACAATGTCGACGCCTATGACAGGTTGCAGACCTACTATGTGAAGGCCATCGCCTATCTGAGCAACAGCCTCAAGTTCGAGTACAAGGGTGAGGATGTCGCGAGCTTTGTCCAAAGGCCGCAATTTTCTGTTTGCGCTTCAAAATCAGATAGTTACACCTTGTGGACCTGCCGGGAGGACGTCTGGAACCGCAGCTTTCGCGGCCAGACCGTCGACGGTCGCAGCTATCCGAACAACAGGTTCAGCGCGGTGTTCTTCCAGCCCTTCTATGCGGGGCAGACGTTCGGACTCGGCCAGTTGAACCCGCTGACCGCGCTCCAGATGAGCGACACGGTGAACCGGACCTCCGGCTTCGAGAAGCTCGACGCATCGGAGCCGAACGACGTCTATGAAACGATCATGGACCCAGATAAATCAATACCTTACGTGGCCGCAACGCTCCGTAAGTCGATCGATGCCTATAAGAATATCGCCGGGTTCGACATCTCACGGAATCCGGGCATCACGGCCACGCTCTACAATCTCGGGAACCCCGAAGCGAGGGCGGCAGCGCTGCGCAACGAGAACGCGAAGCGACAGGCAGCGGGCGAAGCGGAAAAGCTTCCGCAGGAAAACTATTATGGGTGGCTGGTGAACGAAAAGCTCGCCGAACTGAGCGCGCTATTCTAG
- the secB gene encoding protein-export chaperone SecB, protein MAAEKKGTAPENGNAQGEANGKPPVLNVLVQYLKDLSFESPGAPKTLQAREKAPNINIGVNVNANPVSDTEFDVVLSLNAKAQVDSTVLFNVELMYGGVFHVENFPQEHMLPILFIECPRLLFPFARQIIADATRNGGYPPLMLDPIDFVQMFQQKIAEDQARAKVQAANN, encoded by the coding sequence ATGGCTGCTGAGAAAAAGGGAACGGCCCCCGAAAACGGAAACGCGCAGGGTGAGGCGAACGGCAAGCCGCCGGTGCTGAATGTCCTTGTACAGTATCTCAAGGACCTTTCTTTCGAGAGCCCCGGTGCTCCCAAGACGCTTCAGGCGCGCGAAAAGGCGCCGAACATCAATATCGGCGTGAATGTGAACGCCAATCCCGTGTCAGATACAGAATTCGATGTCGTGCTTTCGCTGAATGCGAAGGCTCAGGTCGACAGCACCGTGCTGTTCAATGTCGAGCTGATGTATGGCGGCGTTTTCCACGTCGAGAACTTTCCGCAGGAGCACATGCTGCCGATCCTGTTCATCGAATGCCCGCGCCTGCTGTTCCCCTTCGCGCGGCAGATCATCGCCGATGCCACGCGCAATGGTGGATACCCGCCGTTGATGCTCGATCCGATCGATTTCGTCCAGATGTTCCAGCAAAAGATCGCCGAGGACCAGGCGCGCGCCAAGGTGCAGGCGGCGAACAACTAG
- the fxsA gene encoding membrane protein FxsA: protein MRFSVLIFLVWPLIEIAGFVIVGREVGVLSTIALTIAMGVLGAALLRHQGFGVLSRLRSEMEAGRSPGRELAHGAMILLAGFLLLVPGFVSDIFGLALFVPPVRDFVWRWLSRNVDFRTVVVSRDFGGAPRRERTIDLDEDDYEADPNPDSPWRRIDRDGR, encoded by the coding sequence GTGCGCTTTTCGGTTCTCATATTCCTTGTCTGGCCACTGATCGAGATTGCCGGCTTTGTGATTGTCGGTCGAGAGGTCGGGGTGCTGTCGACCATTGCGCTCACAATCGCCATGGGCGTGCTCGGCGCCGCGTTGCTGCGGCATCAGGGTTTTGGGGTGCTGTCGCGTCTCCGCTCGGAAATGGAAGCAGGACGCAGCCCGGGACGTGAACTTGCGCATGGCGCGATGATCCTTCTGGCGGGCTTTCTGCTGCTGGTGCCGGGCTTCGTGAGCGATATTTTCGGGCTGGCGCTGTTCGTGCCGCCGGTCAGGGACTTCGTCTGGCGGTGGCTGAGTCGCAATGTGGATTTCAGGACCGTCGTCGTCAGCCGCGACTTTGGCGGAGCGCCGCGCCGCGAGCGGACCATCGATCTTGACGAGGACGACTACGAGGCCGATCCCAATCCCGATTCGCCCTGGCGGCGAATCGACCGCGATGGCCGTTGA